The stretch of DNA GGGCGCGATCCCCGAGCGGGATTTCCTGGGCGCGGTGCTGCAGGCGGTGGGCGACGAGAAGGCGGAGTCCTAGACCGTGGAATCCGCCGTCATCGTCGTGGTGGTGCTGATCGCCTGGTTCGCGCTCAATCGCTGGATCCTCCCGCGCTTCGGCATCCGGACCTGAGCGGCTGCCGCCGGGTGCTCCCGTGAGGAGCGAGACGCCGGGAAGAGCGAGCCGCGCCGCCCGTAGCCCCCGCCCCGTCACGCCACCCACCGACCTGCTCTTCACCTACGGCACGCTGATGCGGGGATTCCGTCTGCATCACCTGCTCGACGGCCGCGCGCTGTTCGTTGGCCCGGGCCAGGTGACGGGGCGGATCATCGACCTGGGCTCGTATCCCGGCGCGGTGGCGGACCGCGACGGCGCGCTCCGCGGCGAGGTGTACCGTGTGACCGAGACCGCGCTGTGGTCGAGGCTGGACTCGGTCGAGGGACCCCAGTATCATCGCCGGGAGGTTGCCGTCCGGACCGCGGACGACCGCGAGATGGCCGCGTGGATCTACTGGTACATCGGCCCACTCGATCGCGGCGTGCCGATTCCGGGCGGGGACTACCGGGCGCACGCGCCCGGCACATCCATCTACCACCAGCCGAGCCCGTAGGAGGCACCCATGCCGGTCGAGGCCGCACAGCTCATCAAGGACGACCAGGATCATCTGATCCATCCGCTGCATCATCCGAGCGATCACCTGGAGCCGATGGTCTACGTGCGCGGCCGCGGCGCCGTGCTGACCGACGTGCAGGGCCGCGAGTACATCGACGGTCTGGCCGGGCTCTGGAACGTCAACGTGGGCCACGGGCGCACCGAGCTGGCGGACGCGGCGGCCAACCAGATCCGCGAGCTGGCCTACTTCTCGGCCTACTCGGGCTCGTCGAACATCCCGGCGATCGAGCTGGCCTCCAAGCTGATGACGATTGCCTACAAGAACATGCAGGGCGTGTTCTTCACCTCGGGGGGCGCCGAGTCCAACGAGTCGGCGTTCAAGACCGCGCGCTTCTACTGGAAGACTCGGGGCAAGCCGGACAAGGTCAAGATCATCGCGCGGTCGCTGGCCTACCATGGGGTGACGCTGCAGGCGATGAGCGCCACCGGCATGTCGCCGTACTGGAAGATGTTCGAGCCGCGGGTGCCGAACTTCGTGCATATTCCAACGTGTTATCCGTACCGACAGGAGGGCGCCAAGCCGGGAGAGACCGCGGGGCAAACTGCCGCGCGTCTTTTGGAAGAGGCGATCGTGCGCGAGGGGGCGGACACGGTGGCCGCCTTCATCGCCGAGCCGATCCACGGCGGCGGCGGGGTGCTCTATCCCACCGACGACTACTTCCCGCTGGTGCGCCAGGTCTGCGACAAGCACGACGTGCTGTTCATCGCCGACGAGGTCATCACCGGCTTCTGCCGCACCGGCAAGTGGTTCGCCCTCGAGCACTGGAACGTGCTGCCGGACATCGTCTCCTTCGCCAAGGGCGTGTCGTCGGGCTATCTGCCGCTGGGCGGCATCATGGTCTCGAAGGCGATCAAGCAGGCGATGGACGACGTCAAGCCCGAGGACAAGTGGATGCACGCCTACACGTACTCGGGGCACCCGACCTGCTGCGCGGTCGGCATCAAGAACCTCGAGATCATGGAACGGGAGCGGCTGTGGGAGCGGGCGGCGGCCATGGGCACGCGGCTGCACAAGGGCCTGCAGCAGGCGCTCGGCGACCACAAGCACGTGGGCGACATCCGCGGCGGCAAGGGCCTGCTGGCCGCGGTGGAGCTGGTCGAAGATCGTGGCACCAAGGCACCCTTCGGCGCCGACAAGAAGGTGGGGCCGCGGGTGCTCGCCGAGATGACCAAGCGCGGGGTGATCACGCGCGCGCGGCTCGAGCACGTCTTCTTCGCGCCGCCGCTGGTGGTGAGTGAGGAGCAGGTCGACCGCCTCGTCTCCGTGCTCCGCGACTCCCTCAAGGTCGTCACCGGCGTCTGATCCGCCCTCTCTCCCTCTCCCTCTCCCCCTCCGGGGGGGGAGGGCAGGGTGAGGGGGTGCTCGACCGCCCGCGTTACCTCGCGGGCACCACCCACAAGTACAGCGTGTGGGTGCCCTGGCTGCTCGACACTTGCATCGTCTGCGTCGGAACCCAGTCCGCCATCCCGAAGTTGTGCGATACGACTCGCGAGCCAGGGCGGAGCTCGCTGAGGAGCTTCAGGCGCAGCCGGCGGTTCAGCTCGTTCCCCAGGTAGAGCGTCACGACGGTGGCCGGGCGCAGATCGGCCTGGAACAAATCCCCCTGGTGGAACGTGACCCGGTCGCTCAGCCCCAGGCCGCGGGCGCGGTCGGTGGCCTGCTTCGCCAGCGTGGGATCGATCTCGTAGCCGACCCCGCGGGCACCCCGGTCCTTCGCGGCGGCGATGACGATACGGCCATCGCCCGATCCCAGATCATAGACGACGTCATCGGTAGTTACGTTGGCTAGCCTCAGCATCTCGTTGACCACGGCTGGCGGTGTCCGGACGTCCGGCACCTCTTGACCCGGAACGCGCGCGCACGCGGCGAGAGCGGCGGTGAGCCCGATCGTCAGCGCTCGTCTCGCTCTCATGGCCGGCCATTCTAGCGCAGGTGGACGTGCTTGCCGTCTAGCTCAACTTGTGTTTAGTATATCGCATGGACCGCGCGCAACGCTTCCGGATCCTGGCCGACGCCGCCGCCGATGATCGGGAGACCGGCCTTCCGGTCCGCGCGCGACTGAGCGACGGCCCGGTGGGCATCCGGCCGGTCCGCCTGCCCGGTGGCGGATCCACGACGCTCATGCGCGTGATGCAGACGAACGCCTGCTCGCTGTCCTGCGGCTACTGCCCGACGTTCTGTGGCGGGCGCGTGAAGCGGACCGCGCTCTCGCCGGAGGAGGTGGCGCGGACGTTCATGGAGTCGCATCGCGCCGGAGTCGCCCAGGGGCTCTTCCTCACCTCGGGCGTGCCCGGCCGCGCGTCGCGGGCGGTCGATCGCATGCTGGCCGCGATCGAGATTTTGAGGAAGCGGGAAGGCTTCGCCGGCTACGTGCACGTCAAGCTGCTGCCCGGCGCGGAGCGCGAGCAGGTCGTGCAGGCCACGCGGCTGGCCACGCGTGTCTCCGTCAATCTCGAAGGCCCCAACGACGGGGTGGTGCGCGGCCTGGCTCGCGAGAAGGACTACTCGGGCGATCTTCTGCCGAACCTCATGCTGGCCGGCCGTCTCTCGCGCGAGGCGCGGCTCGAAGGACGGGAAGGGGTCGCGGCGGCGGGGACGACGACGCAGTTCGTGGTGGGCGCGCAGGGCGAGCGCGACCGCGAGATCCTGGGCGTGGTGAGCGGTCTCGAGGGCCGCGGCCTGCTCCACCACGCGCACTTCAGCGCCTTCCAGCCGGTGGAGGGCACGCCCATGGAAGGCCTCCGGCCCGCGCCCGCGGCCCGCGAGTGGCGGCTCTACCAGGCCGAGCACCTGCTTCGGCAGTACGGCTTCCGGTTCGAGGAGCTGGTGTTCGGTGGCGACGGCAACCTGGCGCTCGATCACGACCCGAAGACCGCCTGGGCTCTGGCCCACACCGAGCAGTTCCCGGTTGCGCTCGAGCGCGCTCCGTACGAGCTGCTGCTGCGCGTGCCGGGCATCGGCCCGACCGCGGCGCGACGGCTGGTGGCCGAGCGCCGTCGCACGCTGCCGCGCGATGCGCAGGACCTGCGACGCCTCGGCGTGGACGCGATGCGGGCCGCCTACTTCCTGACCGTGCGCGGTCGCCGCCTCCGGCCGACGCTGCCCGCCGAGCAGCTGCGTTTGTTCCCGCCCGGCGAGCACCTGACCCAGGGGCCGTGGCGCACGAACGTGCCGCCGTGCGCCTATCGCTGACTTCGGCGGGCGGCGTGCTGGTGTCTGTCGCGCACGCTGATCGCGACCATCCACGCCTGGATCGAGCGCCGCCGCACGACAGGCGTACAATGACCGCCCATGAGCTCCAAAGTCGAGGAAGCCCAGGCCCCCGCCCGGGCGCGCGCGGTCCTGATCTACGATGGCGCCTGCGGCCTGTGTCGCGGCGGGGTGTCCTGGATCTCTGGTCGCGCGGTGCCGGGCTACTTCGAGTTCTTGCCTTGCCAGGCGCCTGAGCGCCGCGCTCGGTATCCGTGGATGTCCGAAGGAGACTGTCTCCAGGCCATGCAGCTCATCCTACCGGATGGCCATGTCTTGGTCGGTGACGCCGCGATCCCCGAGATCCTGCGCCGGCTCCGCGGGTGGCGGTGGCTGGCCGGGGTGTTCCGGCTCCCCGGCGTCGAGGTGCTGGCGCCTCGGCTCTACGCGTGGGTCGCCCGCCATCGCTACCAGATCTCCTGCATGATCGGCCGCCCGCGCGACTGACCTCAGCTGGCCGGCGCACGTGAGGCGCCGGTATCGAGAACGACCTTCCGGATCGTCGCGTAGAGCATCAGGTCGTAGACGATCTTGAGCCCGCCGCCCAGGAAGAAGGGCGCGGCGACCGACACGCTGGTCATCACCCAGCCGGTGAGCGCGGGGCTCACCGATTGCGCCAGCGTGCGGCTCACATTGGTGAGGCTGGCTGCGCCCTCGCGCTCGTGGTCCTGCACGGCCAGCATGAGAAAGCTCTGGCGGGTCGGCACATCCATCTGGGAGAGCAGGTGGCGTGCCAGCAGCATGACGACCGCGAGCCACGCCGACGGGGCCAGCGCCACCGCGATCAGCAGCAGGTTCGAGATGAGATGCGAGAACACCATGGTCTTGACCAGGCCCAGTCGCGGGGCGAGGCGAGCGGCGAGCAGCAGCGAAAGGCCCGAGAGCACCTGCGCCCCGAAGAACGTCCATCCGAGCGCAGCCAGGCCCATCCCGAAGCGCGTGTAGAACCAGTAGGCGACGAGACTCTGCAGCACGAAGCCGCCGGCGAGCGAATCCAGCGCGAACAGCGCGGCCAGCCGGCGGACGAGCGGCCGCGAGGGCATCGCCGCCGCGGAACGGGCGCCCCCGGGGACCGGGCCGCCCGCGGCCATCCGCGCGTAGGCCGCGATCTGAACCAGCCCGCCCAGCAGGAACACGGCGAAGAGGAGCCGGGGTGAGCCGCCGGCGCGCGTCACGGTCGCCGCCCCGACCGCGGACGCGGCGTAGCCGGCCAGGTTGTACAGGCTCAGTGCGGTGGTCAGCTCGGCCCGGGGGCTCGCGCGCGTGACCGCGACCTGTTCGAGGGTGAGGAACGGACCGGTCTCGCCGGTGCCCACCGCGAGGTTGCCGATCATGGCGGCGCCCACGACGACCCACGGATGGTCGGTGGCCAGCAGCAGGAGCGCCGAGACCACGATGAGACCGGCCTGGGCGATGAGGGCCGCGCGCGGGCCATGGCGCTCGGCGGGCCGGCGGATCCCGAAGGTCATGGCCGCGCTGGCGAGCAGGGTGAGTGTGACCGCCACCCCGATCTCCCACGCATCCATGCCCCGCTCGGCCAGATAGAGCGGGAACAGCACACCCAGGAAGCCGTAGCAGAACGTCCGTGCGGTCTTGGCGACGAGGACCAGGCGGGCGTCTCGGCTCACGCGCGCTCAGCCCGGCAATACGCGTACAGTGCGTCGATCCGGGCCAGCACGCCGAGCGCGGGATCTTCCAGCCGGTACGTGTCGATGAAGGCATCGAAGGAGCAGTGGTCCCCGTGATGGCCGAGCTCGACCGTGGGCACGTCGAACGGCACGGCGCCCTCACGCCGTGCGGGGGCCATCACCTGGTCCTCGGGAACGAACAGGAACTCCGCCTCCGGGTCGATGAAGCGTCGGATCAGCCAGGGGCAGGCGATACGATCGACGCGGGCCTTGCGACGGGCCACCCATTTCATCGGCGCGGTCCTCCGGCGGCGCATTCGTCCAGCAGCCGCTCGAGATGTTGTCGGATGACGGCTCGAGCTGCGGGCAGGTCGTCGCCGACCGGCGGCACGTCCGTCCACTGCTCGACCGCGACGCCGGGCGCTGCGACGTCGCGCAGGTCGCAGCCGAAGGCAACGATGCGGGACGCCGCGGCCGTGTCGGCGCTCGTGACCTTGCGGGGCTGCTGATCACTCAGGTCGAGCCCTTCCGCCAGCAGCGTGCGGACGACCCCCGGGGCTACCGCGACGTCGGGCTCGGTGCCCGCGGAGGCGGCCGTGACGTCGAGACCGCGCGCGCGTGCGAGACGCCGGCAGTCGGCTGCCGCGAGCACGCTCTTGGCCGCGCCGTGGAGGCACACAAAAAGGATTCGGGTCGTCGTGCTCATGGCTTGACCTCGTACCGGAACTGGTCGAACTCGGTCGTGCTGTCGGCTTTGGACCAGATCCCCACCGAGCCCGCGTCGGGGAAGGTTTCGTCGCGGACCGTGAAGAGTCCTGGCCATCGTAGGTGACGACGAACTCGGGGCCCGTGAAGTCGACGCGGAGCGTGTGCCAGACTCCCGCGGCCACCGCCACCTTCACGCCGTAGGCGCCACGCGGGGATCCGGCCGGCGCGAGATCCGTCCGGCGGCTCTTCACCATCTTGTACGCGACGACATTGCCCTCCAGCGCATTGCCGCGCGCGACGTAGTAGTTGTCCGCGTCGCGCCAGCGCCACACGACGCCTCCCGCTCGATCCTCTCGGCCGTCCACCGGCCGGAAGCGAGTCTCGACCCAGCCGTCGCGGAGCGCCGTGCCCTCCAGGACCGCCCAGCCGAACGCGGCCCCGCCCCGATAGGTGTGAGCGCTCTCCTGCCGGCTCCTGCGCGCGGTGCCGCGGCCGGTTTGCCCGGTCAGCCAGTCCCGCGAGGGCTGAGCCCAGACCACGCCAGCCAGCGCGACCGCGGCTCCGGTCAGCGCGAGCACCGCCCTCATGGCGCGCCTCGAAGCCAGAAGACGAGCAGCCCGATCGCGCCCGCGGCTGCGATCAGGACGGGTTCCGGAGTCTTGAAACGCCAGAGGAGGCCGAACGTTCCGAGCGCGAGCAGGGCCGTGGATGGATCGACGATGGCCCGGCGGCCCAGCACGACGCAGGCGCCCGCGATGGCTCCGGCCGCCGCCGCGGTCACGCCGCTCACGAACGCCTTGACCTGCGGATTGTCGCTGAAGCGGTCGAACCACGGGTAGGGGACGACGACGAAGAGGTACGTGGGCAGGAAGACGCCGATCGCTGCCGTGATGCCGCCGGAGAGCCCGGCGACGAGATAGCCGATGAAAGCCACCGTGATCACGACCGGTCCGGGCGTCAGCATCGCCACCGCGACCGCGTCGAGGAACTGCTTGTCGGTCAGCCATCGATACTCCATCACGACCCCTCCATGCAGAAACGGCACGATGGCAAGTCCGCTGCCGAACACGAAGGCCCCTGCCTTCGTGAAGAACCACAAGATCTGCGCGAGCCCGGTGGCGGTAGCGGCCGTCGCGGTCGGCGGGACCGCCATCCCGGTGAGCGGCACCAGCGCCGGCAGCGTCCGGCCCGACCCCGCCCACGAGAGCAGACGGCGCGGGGGCGCCTGCAGCAGCAGCACGACGACGCCGCACAGGATGAACAAGCTGCCCACCTCGGTCTCGCTCCACGCGGTGACCACGGCCATCAGCCCGGCGACGGCCCAGAGCAGACGATCGCGACCCATGGTGAGACGCATCAGCTTCCAGGCGGACCGCACGATGATCCCGATGACCGCGGCCCCGACGCCGTAGAAGGCGGCCTGCATCCACGGCAACCCGCCGTAGGCCACGTAGAGCGCCCCGAGCGCGAGAGTCATGAGGAGTGAGGG from Candidatus Methylomirabilota bacterium encodes:
- a CDS encoding gamma-glutamylcyclotransferase family protein — encoded protein: MRSETPGRASRAARSPRPVTPPTDLLFTYGTLMRGFRLHHLLDGRALFVGPGQVTGRIIDLGSYPGAVADRDGALRGEVYRVTETALWSRLDSVEGPQYHRREVAVRTADDREMAAWIYWYIGPLDRGVPIPGGDYRAHAPGTSIYHQPSP
- a CDS encoding aspartate aminotransferase family protein; translated protein: MPVEAAQLIKDDQDHLIHPLHHPSDHLEPMVYVRGRGAVLTDVQGREYIDGLAGLWNVNVGHGRTELADAAANQIRELAYFSAYSGSSNIPAIELASKLMTIAYKNMQGVFFTSGGAESNESAFKTARFYWKTRGKPDKVKIIARSLAYHGVTLQAMSATGMSPYWKMFEPRVPNFVHIPTCYPYRQEGAKPGETAGQTAARLLEEAIVREGADTVAAFIAEPIHGGGGVLYPTDDYFPLVRQVCDKHDVLFIADEVITGFCRTGKWFALEHWNVLPDIVSFAKGVSSGYLPLGGIMVSKAIKQAMDDVKPEDKWMHAYTYSGHPTCCAVGIKNLEIMERERLWERAAAMGTRLHKGLQQALGDHKHVGDIRGGKGLLAAVELVEDRGTKAPFGADKKVGPRVLAEMTKRGVITRARLEHVFFAPPLVVSEEQVDRLVSVLRDSLKVVTGV
- a CDS encoding class I SAM-dependent methyltransferase: MRARRALTIGLTAALAACARVPGQEVPDVRTPPAVVNEMLRLANVTTDDVVYDLGSGDGRIVIAAAKDRGARGVGYEIDPTLAKQATDRARGLGLSDRVTFHQGDLFQADLRPATVVTLYLGNELNRRLRLKLLSELRPGSRVVSHNFGMADWVPTQTMQVSSSQGTHTLYLWVVPAR
- a CDS encoding radical SAM protein; this encodes MDRAQRFRILADAAADDRETGLPVRARLSDGPVGIRPVRLPGGGSTTLMRVMQTNACSLSCGYCPTFCGGRVKRTALSPEEVARTFMESHRAGVAQGLFLTSGVPGRASRAVDRMLAAIEILRKREGFAGYVHVKLLPGAEREQVVQATRLATRVSVNLEGPNDGVVRGLAREKDYSGDLLPNLMLAGRLSREARLEGREGVAAAGTTTQFVVGAQGERDREILGVVSGLEGRGLLHHAHFSAFQPVEGTPMEGLRPAPAAREWRLYQAEHLLRQYGFRFEELVFGGDGNLALDHDPKTAWALAHTEQFPVALERAPYELLLRVPGIGPTAARRLVAERRRTLPRDAQDLRRLGVDAMRAAYFLTVRGRRLRPTLPAEQLRLFPPGEHLTQGPWRTNVPPCAYR
- a CDS encoding DUF393 domain-containing protein; amino-acid sequence: MSSKVEEAQAPARARAVLIYDGACGLCRGGVSWISGRAVPGYFEFLPCQAPERRARYPWMSEGDCLQAMQLILPDGHVLVGDAAIPEILRRLRGWRWLAGVFRLPGVEVLAPRLYAWVARHRYQISCMIGRPRD
- a CDS encoding MFS transporter gives rise to the protein MSRDARLVLVAKTARTFCYGFLGVLFPLYLAERGMDAWEIGVAVTLTLLASAAMTFGIRRPAERHGPRAALIAQAGLIVVSALLLLATDHPWVVVGAAMIGNLAVGTGETGPFLTLEQVAVTRASPRAELTTALSLYNLAGYAASAVGAATVTRAGGSPRLLFAVFLLGGLVQIAAYARMAAGGPVPGGARSAAAMPSRPLVRRLAALFALDSLAGGFVLQSLVAYWFYTRFGMGLAALGWTFFGAQVLSGLSLLLAARLAPRLGLVKTMVFSHLISNLLLIAVALAPSAWLAVVMLLARHLLSQMDVPTRQSFLMLAVQDHEREGAASLTNVSRTLAQSVSPALTGWVMTSVSVAAPFFLGGGLKIVYDLMLYATIRKVVLDTGASRAPAS
- a CDS encoding chromate transporter, yielding MTEPRTTWGLVRYFLYLGSLGFGGPVALIGYMQRDLVERRQWFDPADYMKGLALSQLAPGPLAAQLAMCLGYAHGRLAGATLVGLAFIGPSLLMTLALGALYVAYGGLPWMQAAFYGVGAAVIGIIVRSAWKLMRLTMGRDRLLWAVAGLMAVVTAWSETEVGSLFILCGVVVLLLQAPPRRLLSWAGSGRTLPALVPLTGMAVPPTATAATATGLAQILWFFTKAGAFVFGSGLAIVPFLHGGVVMEYRWLTDKQFLDAVAVAMLTPGPVVITVAFIGYLVAGLSGGITAAIGVFLPTYLFVVVPYPWFDRFSDNPQVKAFVSGVTAAAAGAIAGACVVLGRRAIVDPSTALLALGTFGLLWRFKTPEPVLIAAAGAIGLLVFWLRGAP